Proteins encoded within one genomic window of Macaca fascicularis isolate 582-1 chromosome 16, T2T-MFA8v1.1:
- the KIAA0753 gene encoding protein moonraker isoform X13 yields the protein MMGPGQPASTCVHLAPRTQLDGRSDPTVLQTQVNQLQFNRNVPTHSSNLAIRYSCPHAIRIEKLKHSYNESYHCKDADCRVGPDLGSSVSFSVISEERLSYAVHLARRDVKRRQFEEHIKEHHLRSQPQSSRKCGHTKCKIPDHRVERKESKSQAACQCSQQPSKVEISSSGAKVYLYSSHPGQSDLTVPNSPPTRDPGLQPHPRTGDHKSISEQKSLLEVQRLQKELSSCIHRIEEVTKKGRLEEALDPDEERRIRVRRQEQAARSARMLYVLQQQVKEIQEELDKLSPHKIKHTKKSWAMSKLAAAHRGAIRALQMFVTQFTDRGEHPLPARCRELGSLIRQLSLCSAKLDADPSVPDVVIDILQQIEVETGP from the exons AACCAGCTGCAGTTTAATAGGAACGTTCCTACACATTCAAGCAACTTGGCAATCCGATATTCTTGCCCGCATGCCATTAGAATTGAAAAACTGAAGCACTCATACAATGAATCATACCATTGTAAAGATGCAGATTGTAGAGTTGGTCCTGACCTAGGCAgttcagtttcattttctgtCATATCAGAAGAGAGACTTAGTTATGCTGTCCACCTAGCCAGAAGAGATGTGAAACGAAGACAATTTGAAGAACATATAAAAGAACATCATCTCAGAAGTCAGCCTCAAAGCTCTCGGAAGTGTGGACATACTAAGTGTAAAATACCTGACCACAGGGTGGAAAGGAAGGAATCAAAGAGTCAAGCAGCCTGTCAGTGCAGCCAGCAGCCGTCCAAAGTAGAAATCTCCAGCTCGGGTGCCAAAGTATACCTTTACTCATCTCATCCAGGCCAGTCAGATCTCACTGTGCCAAATTCACCACCCACCCGTGATCCGGGACTTCAGCCTCATCCCAGGACAGGTGACCACAAAAGCATAAGTGAACAGAAAAGCCTGCTAGAAGTCCAGCGACTCCAGAAAGAACTGAGCAGTTGTATCCACAGAATTGAAGAGGTAACGAAAAAAG gTAGACTAGAAGAAGCTTTGGATCCAGATGAAGAACGTCGAATCCGTGTCAGGAGACAGGAGCAAGCTGCTCGCTCTGCCCGAATGCTCTACGTGCTCCAGCAGCAG GTAAAAGAAATCCAGGAAGAATTGGATAAATTGAGTccacataaaattaaacacactAAGAAG TCATGGGCAATGTCTAAGCTGGCGGCTGCCCATCGAGGAGCCATTCGGGCCTTACAGATGTTTGTCACTCAGTTTACTGACCGAGGGGAGCATCCACTTCCTGCTCGGTGTAGGGAACTGGGCAGCCTTATTCGCCAGCTTTCGCTTTGTTCTGCCAAGCTGGATGCGGACCCTTCTGTTCCTGATGTGGTTATAGATATTCTGCAACAAATTGAG GTGGAGACTGGGCCCTGA